In a single window of the Arachis hypogaea cultivar Tifrunner chromosome 6, arahy.Tifrunner.gnm2.J5K5, whole genome shotgun sequence genome:
- the LOC112754248 gene encoding uncharacterized protein: MRHVLVFCTLDTFSEEIGLWIPVQVANEEHDDKPNGAEEFDEEVLPGRPLPPVCNAELHTDYGGDAVRWGLTHPQDSVANCCQACLDQAKNAKEGEKKCNIWDYCPSEFGCHSPDIYQHKHQECWLKFVEKPKLNFKDRYPKWYRNLHPSAPVIVPWASGVVSA, translated from the exons ATGAGACACGTTCTTGTCTTCTGCACATTG GATACGTTTTCTGAAGAAATTGGCCTTTGGATACCTGTTCAAGTCGCAAATGAGGAACATGATGACAAACCAAATGGTGCTGAGGAGTTTG ATGAGGAAGTTCTTCCAGGTAGGCCCCTTCCACCTGTGTGCAATGCGGAACTTCACACAGATTATGGTGGCGATGCAGTTCGATGGGGTCTTACTCACCCCCAAGATAGTGTAGCCAATTGCTGTCAAGCTTGCTTGGATCAGGCTAAAAACGCCAAAGAAGGCGAAAAGAAATGCAACATTTGGGATTATTGTCCATCAGAGTTTGGGTGTCATTCTCCGGATATTTATCAGCACAAACATCAGGAGTGCTGGCTAAAATTT GTTGAGAAACCGAAGCTGAACTTTAAAGATAGGTATCCGAAATGGTATCGAAATTTGCATCCGTCTGCACCTGTGATTGTTCCGTGGGCCTCTGGAGTTGTTAGCGCATGA
- the LOC112756218 gene encoding F-box/FBD/LRR-repeat protein At1g13570-like, with amino-acid sequence MRREQVQPACHSDFEPDRLSCLPGHVIDQILSHLPLREAVRTSVLSSKWRYKWATLPNLVFDNQCHSVASQDHSDIKNKLLRIIDHVLLLHAGAINKFKLSHRDLIGVTDIDRWSLHLTRRSVKEFVLEIWKGQRYKIPSCLFTCQSLVHLELFNCWLKPPSTFQGFKNLKSLDLQHVTLAQDVFENLISSCPMLERLTLMNFDGFANLNIDAPNLQFFDIGGKFEDISFENTFQLSVVSIGLYLNFETNQNRLRGSSSNLLKFFVHLPHVRRLEVQSYFLKYLAIGAVPLKLPRPCIDLSYLSIRMNFDDSKEISTALCLLRSSPNLQELEVLARPDEQNVLIHPYCGEDEYCSCPIMQLRHVRIDGVSGTKPELDFISFLLLYSPVLERMTVKPVSSGVTELMKELLRFRRASGRAEIIYQESP; translated from the exons ATG CGACGAGAACAAGTCCAGCCCGCTTGCCATTCAGATTTTGAGCCAGATAGATTGAGTTGCTTACCTGGTCATGTTATAGACCAAATTCTTTCGCATTTGCCCCTTCGGGAAGCAGTGAGAACAAGTGTGTTATCAAGCAAATGGAGGTACAAATGGGCAACGCTACCAAATCTTGTGTTTGATAACCAATGTCACTCGGTAGCTTCCCAAGATCATTCAGATATCAAGAACAAGCTTTTGAGAATCATCGATCACGTACTTTTACTTCATGCTGGGGCAATCAACAAGTTCAAGCTCTCCCATCGCGATCTCATTGGTGTGACTGATATTGATCGTTGGTCACTTCATCTAACCAGAAGGTCTGTCAAGGAGTTTGTGCTGGAAATCTGGAAAGGGCAGCGCTATAAGATACCATCGTGCTTATTTACTTGTCAAAGTTTAGTTCATTTAGAATTGTTTAATTGTTGGCTTAAGCCTCCATCGACATTTCAAGGCTTTAAGAACTTGAAGAGTCTTGATCTGCAGCATGTTACCTTGGCTCAAGATGTGTTTGAAAACTTAATATCTAGCTGCCCCATGCTGGAACGATTAACGTTGATGAACTTTGATGGTTTCGCTAATCTCAACATTGATGCACCTAATCTTCAATTTTTCGACATTGGAGGCAAATTTGAAGATATCAGCTTCGAGAACACTTTCCAGTTATCTGTAGTATCCATTGGTTTGTATTTAAACtttgaaaccaatcaaaatagATTGCGTGGCAGTTCAAGCAATTTGCTCAAGTTTTTTGTTCATCTCCCTCATGTTCGAAGGCTAGAGGTTCAAAGCTATTTCTTAAAG TATTTGGCAATAGGGGCTGTGCCGCTAAAGCTTCCAAGACCATGCATTGATCTTAGTTACCTCTCCATTCGTATGAACTTCGATGATTCAAAGGAAATTTCAACTGCTTTATGCCTGCTAAGAAGCTCTCCTAATCTGCAAGAACTAGAAGTATTG GCTCGCCCTGACGAGCAGAATGTCCTGATACACCCTTATTGCGGGGAAGATGAATATTGTAGTTGTCCTATCATGCAATTGCGACATGTGAGGATAGATGGTGTCTCTGGTACCAAACCCGAATTAGATTTTATCAGTTTTCTGCTTCTGTATTCGCCGGTGCTAGAAAGGATGACTGTGAAGCCGGTTTCAAGTGGAGTGACTGAGTTGATGAAAGAGTTATTAAGGTTCAGGAGAGCTTCAGGGCGAGCTGAAATCATTTACCAAGAATCTCCTTGA
- the LOC112756219 gene encoding zinc finger BED domain-containing protein RICESLEEPER 2-like isoform X2: protein MQENLKTNLSVENWLLCDGEFFNVRCCAHIFNLIVQEGLEACNDVLDKIRESVAYVTASKSRRIEFKKCAGTLGGKATRLELRRDNPTRLNSTYLMLECAVKKQSAFVNFQVNDHDFKCCPSVEEWKRAEKMYKFLLPVYDITKLFSDTSYPTSNLYFLQIHQIQLTLQESLNSEDEAIRSVGEKMLIEFKTYWEEYSVVLGLSAVLDPRIKLSSLEFLFSKIDPSTSHEKTEHVKRKLYKLFEGYTSNNNIPSTTSNVQSATPTRSHPAPSSSAGLNEMKQRMFGALKHHELTLRVGKSQLDVYLDEPNLNFDYYEDLDVLEWWKYTQKRFPELSKMACDLLSIPITSVASKFDFSIGARVLRKYRSSTLSKNHQAFICSRTWLCGFYCKDEDEDLCDCDEDQCEWDCDEDEDEEEDEDEDDDDDDGALNG from the exons ATGCAAGAAAATCTGAAAACTAATTTGTCTGTGGAAAACTGGTTGTTATGTGATGGAGAGTTTTTTAATGTGAGATGTTGTGCCCATATTTTTAATCTTATTGTGCAAGAAGGATTGGAAGCATGCAATGATGTATTGGACAAGATTAGGGAAAGTGTTGCATATGTGACGGCATCAAAGAGTAGGAGGATAGAGTTTAAAAAATGTGCTGGAACGCTCGGTGGTAAAGCCACCAGGCTTGAATTACGTCGAGATAATCCTACTAGATTGAATTCAACCTATTTGATGCTTGAATGTGCTGTCAAAAAACAGAGTGCATTTGTCAACTTTCAAGTGAACGATCATGATTTTAAGTGCTGTCCTTCTGTGGAAGAGTGGAAAAGAGCCGAAAAGATGTATAAATTCTTACTTCCCGTCTATGACATTACCAAATTGTTTTCCGACACATCATATCCCACTTCCAACTTATACTTTTTACAAATTCACCAAATTCAACTGACCCTGCAAGAAAGTTTAAATAGTGAAGACGAGGCGATAAGGAGTGTGGGAGAAAAAATGCTGATAGAATTTAAGACATATTGGGAGGAGTATAGTGTTGTGCTTGGACTTTCAGCAGTTCTTGATCCCCGGATTAAGCTTTCTTCTTTGGAGtttctcttttcaaaaattgatcctTCTACAAGTCATGAGAAGACAGAGCATGTGAAAAGAAAGTTGTATAAGCTTTTTGAGGGATATACAAGCAACAACAACATTCCCTCTACTACTTCCAATGTGCAGAGTGCTACTCCAACTCGTTCCCATCCTGCACCATCAAGTTCAGCTGGATTAAATGAAATGAAGCAGAGAATGTTTGGT GCATTGAAACATCATGAACTTACACTCAGAGTTGGAAAGAGTCAACTTGATGTCTATCTGGATGAAccaaatttaaactttgattatTATGAGGATTTGGATGTACTGGAATGGTGGAAGTATACTCAGAAACGCTTTCCAGAATTATCAAAGATGGCTTGTGACTTGTTGAGTATTCCCATTACCAGTGTGGCGTCTAAGTTTGATTTTAGTATTGGTGCTCGAGTTCTTAGAAAGTACAGAAGCTCAACACTGTCAAAGAATCATCAAGCTTTCATTTGTAGTCGAACTTGGTTGTGTGGTTTTTACTGTAAAG atgaagatgaagatttaTGTGATTGTGATGAAGATCAATGTGAATGGGAttgtgatgaagatgaagatgaagaggaagatgaagatgaagatgatgatgatgatgatggtgctcTAAATGGTTGA
- the LOC112756219 gene encoding zinc finger BED domain-containing protein RICESLEEPER 2-like isoform X1, which yields MQENLKTNLSVENWLLCDGEFFNVRCCAHIFNLIVQEGLEACNDVLDKIRESVAYVTASKSRRIEFKKCAGTLGGKATRLELRRDNPTRLNSTYLMLECAVKKQSAFVNFQVNDHDFKCCPSVEEWKRAEKMYKFLLPVYDITKLFSDTSYPTSNLYFLQIHQIQLTLQESLNSEDEAIRSVGEKMLIEFKTYWEEYSVVLGLSAVLDPRIKLSSLEFLFSKIDPSTSHEKTEHVKRKLYKLFEGYTSNNNIPSTTSNVQSATPTRSHPAPSSSAGLNEMKQRMFGALKHHELTLRVGKSQLDVYLDEPNLNFDYYEDLDVLEWWKYTQKRFPELSKMACDLLSIPITSVASKFDFSIGARVLRKYRSSTLSKNHQAFICSRTWLCGFYCKGNFLLIFCYHISICFYLFSIFVIDEDEDLCDCDEDQCEWDCDEDEDEEEDEDEDDDDDDGALNG from the exons ATGCAAGAAAATCTGAAAACTAATTTGTCTGTGGAAAACTGGTTGTTATGTGATGGAGAGTTTTTTAATGTGAGATGTTGTGCCCATATTTTTAATCTTATTGTGCAAGAAGGATTGGAAGCATGCAATGATGTATTGGACAAGATTAGGGAAAGTGTTGCATATGTGACGGCATCAAAGAGTAGGAGGATAGAGTTTAAAAAATGTGCTGGAACGCTCGGTGGTAAAGCCACCAGGCTTGAATTACGTCGAGATAATCCTACTAGATTGAATTCAACCTATTTGATGCTTGAATGTGCTGTCAAAAAACAGAGTGCATTTGTCAACTTTCAAGTGAACGATCATGATTTTAAGTGCTGTCCTTCTGTGGAAGAGTGGAAAAGAGCCGAAAAGATGTATAAATTCTTACTTCCCGTCTATGACATTACCAAATTGTTTTCCGACACATCATATCCCACTTCCAACTTATACTTTTTACAAATTCACCAAATTCAACTGACCCTGCAAGAAAGTTTAAATAGTGAAGACGAGGCGATAAGGAGTGTGGGAGAAAAAATGCTGATAGAATTTAAGACATATTGGGAGGAGTATAGTGTTGTGCTTGGACTTTCAGCAGTTCTTGATCCCCGGATTAAGCTTTCTTCTTTGGAGtttctcttttcaaaaattgatcctTCTACAAGTCATGAGAAGACAGAGCATGTGAAAAGAAAGTTGTATAAGCTTTTTGAGGGATATACAAGCAACAACAACATTCCCTCTACTACTTCCAATGTGCAGAGTGCTACTCCAACTCGTTCCCATCCTGCACCATCAAGTTCAGCTGGATTAAATGAAATGAAGCAGAGAATGTTTGGT GCATTGAAACATCATGAACTTACACTCAGAGTTGGAAAGAGTCAACTTGATGTCTATCTGGATGAAccaaatttaaactttgattatTATGAGGATTTGGATGTACTGGAATGGTGGAAGTATACTCAGAAACGCTTTCCAGAATTATCAAAGATGGCTTGTGACTTGTTGAGTATTCCCATTACCAGTGTGGCGTCTAAGTTTGATTTTAGTATTGGTGCTCGAGTTCTTAGAAAGTACAGAAGCTCAACACTGTCAAAGAATCATCAAGCTTTCATTTGTAGTCGAACTTGGTTGTGTGGTTTTTACTGTAAAGGTAATTTCCTTCTGATATTCTGTTATCATAtatcaatttgtttttatttattttctatttttgtaatagatgaagatgaagatttaTGTGATTGTGATGAAGATCAATGTGAATGGGAttgtgatgaagatgaagatgaagaggaagatgaagatgaagatgatgatgatgatgatggtgctcTAAATGGTTGA